Proteins found in one Parasteatoda tepidariorum isolate YZ-2023 chromosome 7, CAS_Ptep_4.0, whole genome shotgun sequence genomic segment:
- the LOC107448791 gene encoding branched-chain-amino-acid aminotransferase, cytosolic: MLLSKLKLFINVSHKSPLLQALAPVANSIRNTHDSFKYEDLTITLAEGDKLKPKPDFSSLKFGANFSDHMLEVEWSESAGWGKPRILPVHAFQLHPCSKVLHYAQSVFEGMKAFKYSNGKVALFRPDMNMNRFLVTSERACLPGFNREELLKCIKKLVSIDKSWIPNRELCSLYIRPNFIGTEDTLGVASAKTALLYVVSGPVGPYFTTTIEPISLLADPKHVRACPGGVGCYKMGSNYAPTLYIQKLAQKQQMDQVLWLYGPDHQITEAGAMNVFFVLKDTKGDLELVTPPLDGTILPGVVRHSVLDLARSLNEFRVSERPINMREIISAQKEGRLLEMFVCGTALVVCPVKLIRFNGEDINIPTMERKDGLHSRFLKMITDIQYGRVTSDWSVSVDEE; the protein is encoded by the coding sequence ATGCTTCTGTCGAagttgaaattgtttattaatgtttCTCACAAATCGCCGCTGCTGCAGGCGTTGGCACCTGTAGCAAACTCTATTAGGAATACCcatgattcttttaaatatgaagatCTAACTATCACTCTCGCCGAAGGTGATAAATTGAAACCAAAACCAGATTTTAGCTCCCTTAAATTCGGAGCCAATTTCAGTGACCACATGTTGGAGGTAGAGTGGTCAGAATCAGCTGGTTGGGGTAAACCACGAATCCTACCGGTGCACGCATTTCAATTACACCCTTGCTCAAAAGTTCTACACTATGCCCAATCTGTGTTCGAAGGCATGAAGGCATTTAAGTATTCAAATGGAAAAGTCGCTTTGTTCAGACCTGACATGAATATGAATCGTTTTTTGGTCACTTCAGAACGGGCATGTTTACCTGGTTTCAATCGGGAAGAACTTCTAAAATGCATAAAGAAACTAGTGTCCATCGATAAGAGCTGGATACCAAACCGTGAATTGTGTTCTTTATACATCAGACCGAACTTTATCGGAACAGAAGATACGTTAGGTGTTGCCTCTGCGAAAACTGCCTTGCTTTATGTCGTCAGTGGTCCTGTTGGTCCATATTTTACTACTACTATAGAACCGATATCTCTCCTAGCTGATCCCAAACATGTTAGAGCTTGCCCTGGTGGTGTTGGCTGTTACAAAATGGGATCAAATTACGCGCCAACCTTGTATATTCAAAAACTTGCCCAAAAGCAACAAATGGACCAGGTTTTGTGGCTGTATGGACCTGATCATCAAATAACGGAGGCTGGAGCAATGaatgttttctttgttttgaagGACACGAAAGGAGATCTAGAATTAGTTACCCCTCCTTTAGATGGAACTATTTTGCCTGGAGTAGTACGTCATAGTGTCTTAGACTTGGCAAGGAGCTTGAATGAATTCCGTGTTTCTGAAAGACCAATAAATATGCGTGAAATAATCAGTGCTCAAAAAGAAGGTCGCTTGCTGGAAATGTTTGTGTGTGGTACTGCTTTGGTGGTGTGTCCTGTAAAATTAATTCGATTTAATGGAGAGGATATAAATATTCCGACTATGGAACGAAAAGATGGCTTACATAGTCGTTTCCTGAAAATGATAACTGATATTCAGTACGGAAGAGTAACGTCTGATTGGTCTGTGTCGGTAGATGAGgagtaa